The Symbiobacterium terraclitae genomic sequence CGGGCTTTGGTCCGCAGTGGGAGGGCGCCCTTCCGGCGCCCGCCGTACCACATTATCTAAGGAGGAATCACCGTGGCGAAGAAGGTCACAGCGCTGATCAAGCTGGCCCTGCCGGCCGGCAAGGCGACTCCGGCGCCGCCCGTTGGCCCGGCCCTGGGTCAGCACGGCGTCAACATCATGGGCTTCTGCAAGGAGTACAACGAGCGGACCAAGGACCAGGCCGGCCTCGTGATCCCGGTGGAGATCACCGTGTACGAGGACCGCTCCTTCACGTTCATCCTGAAGACCCCGCCCACCGCCGTTCTGATCAAGAAGGCGCTAGGCATTGAGACCGCCTCCGGAGTGCCGAATAAGCAGAAGGTCGGTAAGCTGACCGACGCCCAGGTCGAGGAGATCGCCAAGATCAAGATGCCCGACCTGAACGCCGCCGACCTGGAGGCCGCCAAGAGCATGGTGCGCGGCACCGCCCGGTCGATGGGCGTCGACTGCGAGTAGTCGCACGGCCTTGGCTTGTGGGAGGCTGCTCTTCTTTGGCAGCCGAATCGTGTCCAACCACAAGGAGGAAGATGACAATGCCGAAGCATGGCAAGAAGTATCGCAGTGCGGCGGAGCTGATCGACCGCACGAAGCTGTATGACCCGATCGAGGCTCTGGAGCTCGTGAAGAAGACCGCCACGGCCAAGTTCGACGAGACCATCGAGGTCGCGTTCCGCCTGGGCGTCGACGTCCGCCACGCTGACCAGCAGATCCGCGGCGCCGTCGTGCTGCCTGGCGGCACCGGCAAGGAAGTTCGGGTGCTCGTCTTTGCCAAGGGCGACAAGGCCAAAGAGGCCGAGGCCGCCGGGGCCGACATCGTCGGCGCCGAGGACATCGTGGCGAAGATCCAGGAGGGCTGGCTGGACTTCGACGTCGCCGTGGCCACGCCCGACATGATGAGCGTCGTCGGTAAGCTGGGCCGCATCCTCGGCCCGCGGGGTCTGATGCCCAACCCGAAGACCGGCACGGTGACCTTCGACGTGGCCAACGCCATCCGCGAGATCAAGGCCGGTAAGGTCGAGTACCGCACCGACAAGAGCGGTATCGTCGCCGCCCCCATCGGCAAGGCGTCGTTCGACGTCGAGCGGC encodes the following:
- the rplA gene encoding 50S ribosomal protein L1, with the protein product MPKHGKKYRSAAELIDRTKLYDPIEALELVKKTATAKFDETIEVAFRLGVDVRHADQQIRGAVVLPGGTGKEVRVLVFAKGDKAKEAEAAGADIVGAEDIVAKIQEGWLDFDVAVATPDMMSVVGKLGRILGPRGLMPNPKTGTVTFDVANAIREIKAGKVEYRTDKSGIVAAPIGKASFDVERLAMNFRALADALLRAKPAAAKGQYMKSVTISSTMGPGIKVNPARITLGAEK
- the rplK gene encoding 50S ribosomal protein L11; amino-acid sequence: MAKKVTALIKLALPAGKATPAPPVGPALGQHGVNIMGFCKEYNERTKDQAGLVIPVEITVYEDRSFTFILKTPPTAVLIKKALGIETASGVPNKQKVGKLTDAQVEEIAKIKMPDLNAADLEAAKSMVRGTARSMGVDCE